Proteins from a genomic interval of Sulfurimonas sp. HSL3-2:
- the hemL gene encoding glutamate-1-semialdehyde 2,1-aminomutase has product MSIEKSVKAFQEAQKLIPGGVNSPVRAFASVGGTPRFISSGEGGYIIDIDGNRYVDYVQSWGPLIFGHRNEEIENAVIEAVKHGLSFGAPTEAETELASLVVSFFDSMDKVRFVSSGTEAVMSAIRLARGFTGRDDIVKFTGCYHGHSDSLLVQAGSGAATFGNPSSPGVPADFTKHTLLATYNDIESVKKCFNDSKDIACVIIEPIAGNMGLVPADKEFLAELRKLCDANGTLLIFDEVMSGFRASIHGAESITGVKPDIVTLGKVIGGGMPVGAFGGRAEVMAKLSPEGPVYQAGTLSGNPVAMAAGLAALTKLKTHARVMDTLHVRAARLVEGMKEMASKHGIPLQIDSRGSMFGFFFNDKEVKNFDDALKSDLAMFAKFHAAMLEEGFYFACSQFETGFISTATTDEMIEDTIQACDRVFGRIK; this is encoded by the coding sequence ATGAGTATTGAAAAGTCTGTAAAAGCATTCCAAGAAGCACAGAAGCTGATCCCTGGCGGTGTCAACTCTCCTGTACGTGCATTTGCAAGTGTCGGCGGCACTCCGCGTTTTATCTCATCCGGAGAGGGTGGATATATAATAGATATAGACGGCAATAGATATGTCGATTATGTACAAAGCTGGGGACCGTTGATATTCGGTCATAGAAACGAAGAGATCGAAAATGCAGTTATCGAAGCTGTAAAACACGGTCTGAGCTTCGGTGCACCGACAGAGGCTGAGACAGAACTGGCGTCTTTAGTCGTGTCTTTTTTTGACTCTATGGATAAAGTCCGTTTCGTCAGCAGCGGTACGGAAGCGGTTATGAGCGCTATCCGTCTTGCTCGCGGATTTACGGGACGTGATGATATCGTGAAATTTACAGGATGTTACCATGGACATAGTGATTCGCTTTTAGTGCAGGCTGGAAGTGGTGCGGCTACTTTTGGAAATCCAAGCAGTCCAGGTGTACCTGCAGACTTTACGAAACATACACTTCTTGCTACATACAATGATATCGAGAGTGTAAAAAAATGTTTTAACGACTCTAAAGATATTGCTTGTGTCATCATTGAACCGATCGCAGGAAACATGGGTCTTGTCCCTGCAGATAAAGAGTTCTTAGCAGAACTGAGAAAGCTTTGTGATGCAAACGGCACGCTTCTTATCTTTGATGAAGTTATGAGCGGATTTCGTGCATCTATTCACGGTGCAGAGTCTATCACAGGCGTTAAACCGGATATCGTGACACTAGGAAAAGTGATCGGCGGCGGTATGCCTGTCGGTGCTTTTGGCGGACGTGCAGAAGTGATGGCTAAACTTTCACCGGAAGGTCCTGTATACCAAGCAGGAACACTGAGCGGAAATCCTGTCGCTATGGCAGCAGGTCTTGCAGCATTAACAAAACTGAAGACTCATGCAAGAGTGATGGATACCTTACATGTAAGAGCTGCTCGCTTAGTAGAAGGTATGAAAGAGATGGCTTCAAAGCACGGTATACCTCTTCAGATCGATTCAAGAGGTTCTATGTTTGGTTTCTTTTTTAACGATAAAGAGGTAAAGAACTTTGATGATGCGTTAAAGTCGGATCTTGCGATGTTTGCAAAATTTCATGCAGCGATGCTGGAAGAGGGCTTCTATTTTGCATGTTCACAGTTTGAGACAGGTTTTATATCGACTGCTACGACAGATGAGATGATAGAAGACACGATCCAAGCGTGTGACAGAGTATTTGGACGTATAAAATGA
- a CDS encoding AtpZ/AtpI family protein — protein MNEEEKKPRLKPIVEGAESLSLGISMVVAVLIGVALGYGLRRLFDVEWVFWVGVFVGIAAAVLNVYKAYSKQYKEFEKLAEEPRYKYKKELEDKKYDEEDDEDYGEKNY, from the coding sequence ATGAATGAAGAAGAGAAAAAACCGCGTTTAAAACCGATAGTGGAGGGTGCTGAGAGTCTTTCTCTTGGTATCTCTATGGTTGTTGCCGTACTTATCGGTGTTGCACTTGGATATGGGCTAAGACGTCTATTTGATGTAGAGTGGGTATTTTGGGTCGGTGTATTTGTCGGTATTGCCGCAGCTGTCTTAAATGTCTATAAAGCATACTCAAAACAGTACAAAGAGTTTGAAAAACTTGCTGAAGAACCAAGATACAAGTATAAAAAAGAGCTTGAAGATAAAAAGTACGATGAAGAAGACGATGAGGACTACGGTGAAAAAAACTATTAG
- the rpoD gene encoding RNA polymerase sigma factor RpoD has product MRQNERKTQDTSEHFYMTAKELTKALEDLFIEKKSTHECVTYESIIKLLEKQPTAAQAKNIYKLATKHDKCLYTSSEHAKMLNDREAEAKRNAQIKMLENNESDSFDILKEHELLEWSRSDSPVRMYLREMGQIPLLTKDEEIEISKKIEIGESIIIDAICSVPYLIDFILDYKEPLINRERRVKELFKSFEDEKEDDDSDDDSDDIEETDEENSERVFSAKDKKRVEKVVFSFKALEKAKKDWVKAADKVLEINSDELSEDLVLLMLTATFKKSILKEKLLDLGPTSKLINELVKSMETALKSDEGFDKELRRLEYKLPLFNDTLKENHQKILDKICDLSKEDITAMVPEATMVSTYVEIKKLIQTKEASKDSFNMEPDKLADILEQIKRGKNISEVSKTRMAKSNLRLVVSIAKRYTNRGLPFLDLIQEGNIGLMKAVDKFEYKKGYKFSTYATWWIRQAISRAIADQARTIRIPIHMIETINRINKIMRKHLQEHGKEPDVEIIAKEVGLSVEKVKNVIKITKEPISLEAPIGNEDDGRFGDFIEDKTSLSPSDVTLKDDLRIQIESVLEQLNEREKAVIKLRFGIMDDESDRTLEEIGKELSVTRERVRQIESSAIKKLKHPKVGRKLKNYIEE; this is encoded by the coding sequence ATAAGACAAAATGAAAGAAAGACACAAGATACTTCGGAGCATTTTTATATGACTGCAAAAGAACTAACCAAAGCACTTGAAGATTTATTTATTGAAAAAAAATCTACTCATGAGTGTGTTACCTACGAATCAATTATAAAGTTGCTTGAAAAACAACCGACCGCTGCTCAAGCTAAGAATATCTATAAATTAGCGACGAAACACGATAAATGTCTATATACATCATCTGAACATGCGAAGATGTTGAATGACAGAGAAGCGGAAGCAAAAAGAAACGCTCAGATAAAAATGCTTGAAAATAATGAATCTGATTCATTTGACATCTTAAAAGAGCACGAACTTCTTGAATGGTCTCGTTCTGATTCACCTGTCAGGATGTACCTGAGAGAGATGGGGCAGATCCCTCTTTTAACAAAAGATGAAGAGATAGAGATCTCTAAAAAGATCGAGATAGGCGAAAGTATCATCATCGATGCTATCTGTTCTGTTCCGTATCTTATAGATTTTATCTTAGACTACAAAGAACCTCTTATCAACCGTGAAAGACGTGTAAAAGAACTTTTCAAAAGTTTTGAAGACGAAAAAGAGGATGATGACTCTGATGATGATTCTGATGATATCGAAGAAACAGATGAGGAGAACAGTGAAAGAGTCTTTTCTGCAAAAGATAAAAAACGTGTCGAAAAAGTAGTCTTCAGCTTTAAAGCTTTAGAAAAAGCTAAAAAAGACTGGGTTAAAGCTGCTGATAAAGTACTTGAAATAAACAGTGACGAACTAAGCGAAGATCTTGTTCTTCTAATGCTTACTGCAACGTTTAAAAAATCTATACTTAAAGAAAAGCTGTTAGACCTGGGACCAACTTCTAAACTTATCAATGAACTTGTTAAGTCGATGGAAACAGCACTAAAAAGTGATGAAGGATTTGATAAAGAGTTAAGACGTCTTGAATACAAACTTCCACTTTTTAACGATACGTTAAAAGAGAACCATCAAAAGATCCTTGATAAGATCTGTGACCTTTCTAAAGAGGATATCACGGCGATGGTCCCGGAAGCTACAATGGTCAGCACTTACGTTGAGATCAAAAAGCTTATCCAGACGAAAGAAGCTTCGAAAGACAGCTTCAACATGGAACCGGATAAACTCGCAGATATCTTAGAACAGATAAAACGCGGTAAAAACATATCTGAAGTCTCTAAGACTCGTATGGCTAAGTCAAACCTTCGTCTTGTCGTATCTATCGCTAAGCGTTATACAAATAGAGGACTTCCTTTCCTTGACCTTATCCAAGAGGGTAATATCGGTCTTATGAAAGCAGTCGATAAGTTTGAATACAAAAAAGGTTATAAGTTCTCTACTTATGCGACTTGGTGGATCCGTCAGGCTATCTCACGTGCGATTGCAGATCAAGCAAGAACGATCCGTATTCCGATACATATGATCGAGACTATCAACCGTATCAATAAGATCATGCGTAAACACCTCCAAGAGCATGGAAAAGAGCCGGATGTCGAGATCATCGCAAAAGAGGTCGGGCTTTCAGTCGAGAAGGTAAAGAACGTTATCAAGATCACGAAAGAGCCTATCTCTCTTGAAGCACCTATCGGGAATGAAGATGATGGGCGTTTTGGAGACTTTATCGAAGATAAGACATCTCTATCTCCGTCAGACGTCACTCTAAAAGATGACCTGCGCATTCAGATCGAAAGTGTCTTAGAGCAGTTGAATGAGCGTGAAAAAGCAGTTATCAAACTACGTTTCGGGATCATGGATGATGAAAGTGACAGAACACTAGAAGAGATCGGTAAAGAGTTAAGCGTGACTCGTGAACGTGTACGTCAAATAGAATCAAGTGCTATTAAAAAGCTAAAACACCCTAAAGTGGGTCGTAAACTTAAAAATTATATAGAAGAATAA
- a CDS encoding flagellar hook-basal body protein, translating into MQAGYYNAAAGMVAQFNRLDTIANNLANVNTAGYKEDGLVTGDFMRLYKEARDELPNENNSKEGAKFLNRTLSRAPQIVDSYTNQNVGIMQKTDNTFDFALSQEGLFFAVKTPNGIRLTRDGSFTTSNDGKLVTKQGFEVLGSDGKPIEIGQNDNIIHVDKNGKLSVNTPGTLNFVERQTFYIAAPDNLSKLQKEGSNLYKFDEGDALKPQAQTGSVQQGFIEKSNVNAVNMMVKMIETNRLVGMYQKVMDTQMNDLNQDAINKLASTKA; encoded by the coding sequence ATGCAAGCAGGGTATTACAACGCAGCAGCCGGAATGGTTGCTCAATTTAATCGACTTGATACTATCGCAAACAACCTGGCAAATGTAAATACTGCAGGTTATAAAGAAGACGGTCTTGTGACCGGCGACTTTATGAGACTTTACAAAGAAGCCAGAGATGAATTGCCAAATGAGAACAACTCTAAAGAGGGTGCTAAATTCTTAAACAGGACTTTAAGCCGAGCACCTCAGATCGTTGATTCTTATACAAATCAAAATGTCGGAATAATGCAAAAGACAGACAACACGTTTGACTTTGCTTTGTCACAAGAGGGGCTGTTTTTTGCCGTAAAGACTCCAAACGGGATCCGTTTAACACGTGACGGCAGTTTTACCACGAGTAATGACGGTAAACTGGTCACAAAACAGGGCTTTGAAGTTCTTGGAAGTGACGGAAAACCTATAGAAATAGGACAAAACGATAATATCATTCATGTTGATAAAAACGGAAAGCTTTCTGTCAACACACCGGGGACTTTAAATTTTGTAGAGAGACAGACTTTTTATATTGCTGCTCCGGACAATCTGAGCAAACTTCAAAAAGAGGGCAGTAATCTTTATAAGTTTGATGAAGGCGATGCTTTAAAACCGCAGGCACAGACTGGTTCTGTACAGCAGGGTTTTATAGAAAAGAGTAATGTCAACGCCGTCAATATGATGGTGAAGATGATAGAAACAAATAGACTTGTCGGTATGTATCAAAAAGTGATGGATACGCAGATGAACGATCTCAATCAAGATGCTATCAATAAACTAGCGTCTACTAAAGCTTAA
- the flgG gene encoding flagellar basal-body rod protein FlgG, producing the protein MMQSLYIGSTGMLGMQTQIDTTANNIANVNTIGFKKSRAEFSDLMYKTMEYAGTSTSDTTKSPTGIEVGLGVRPTATNKIFTEGNLKQTDNQLDMAVTGRGFFKVQLPDGTEAYTKNGAFKIDENGSVVNSDGYKLIPEIVIPADATNITVGVDGIVTVTQPGQTAATQVGQVNLTNFINPAGLHSMGDNLYLETDSSGQPVEGTPGVDGLGNIRQGFVELSNVQLVVELTDLITGQRAYDSSSKIITTSDEMLQTVNGLKR; encoded by the coding sequence ATGATGCAATCACTATATATCGGTTCAACCGGAATGCTTGGTATGCAAACACAGATAGACACTACGGCGAATAATATAGCCAATGTCAATACGATAGGATTTAAAAAATCTCGTGCAGAATTTTCTGATCTGATGTATAAGACTATGGAGTATGCAGGTACGTCTACAAGTGATACTACGAAGTCTCCGACAGGTATCGAAGTCGGTCTTGGTGTCCGTCCTACAGCTACAAATAAAATATTTACAGAGGGGAACCTAAAGCAGACTGATAACCAGCTGGATATGGCAGTGACCGGTCGTGGATTCTTTAAGGTCCAGCTCCCGGACGGTACTGAAGCGTATACAAAAAACGGTGCATTTAAAATTGATGAGAATGGAAGCGTCGTTAACTCAGACGGGTATAAACTTATTCCAGAGATCGTTATCCCTGCAGATGCAACAAATATCACAGTAGGTGTCGACGGGATAGTCACTGTTACGCAACCCGGTCAGACAGCAGCGACGCAGGTAGGTCAGGTTAATCTTACTAACTTCATCAATCCGGCAGGTCTTCACTCGATGGGAGATAACCTTTACCTTGAAACAGACAGTTCAGGACAGCCTGTAGAAGGGACTCCGGGAGTTGACGGTCTTGGCAATATAAGACAGGGCTTTGTTGAGCTTAGTAATGTCCAGCTTGTTGTCGAACTTACAGACCTTATTACCGGTCAAAGAGCTTATGACTCTAGTTCAAAGATCATCACAACAAGTGACGAGATGCTTCAGACGGTTAACGGATTAAAACGTTAA
- a CDS encoding 3-isopropylmalate dehydratase small subunit, whose amino-acid sequence MQTIEAKTWKFGKDIDTDLIIAARYLNTSDPKELAKHVMEDADPEFVNKMSKGDIIVADENFGCGSSREHAPIALKAAGVAAVIAPTFARIFYRNAFNMGLPIFELPEANEISEGDEVSIDMDNGTITNKTTSKTYKFTPIPEFMQKLINAGGLMSFAQEEIAAQETK is encoded by the coding sequence ATGCAAACAATTGAAGCTAAAACATGGAAATTTGGTAAAGATATAGATACCGATCTTATAATAGCTGCCAGATACCTAAATACATCTGATCCAAAAGAGCTTGCTAAGCACGTAATGGAAGATGCTGATCCAGAATTTGTAAATAAAATGAGCAAAGGCGACATCATTGTCGCTGATGAAAACTTTGGATGCGGTTCATCAAGAGAACACGCTCCAATAGCACTTAAAGCAGCTGGAGTCGCAGCTGTCATCGCTCCTACTTTTGCGCGTATTTTTTATAGAAATGCTTTTAATATGGGTCTTCCTATATTTGAACTTCCTGAAGCAAACGAGATCAGTGAAGGTGATGAAGTGAGTATCGATATGGATAACGGAACGATTACAAATAAAACAACATCAAAAACATATAAATTTACTCCGATACCGGAATTTATGCAAAAACTTATCAATGCAGGCGGACTTATGAGCTTTGCACAAGAAGAGATCGCAGCACAGGAGACAAAATGA
- the leuB gene encoding 3-isopropylmalate dehydrogenase — protein sequence MKKYKIALIKGDGIGPEIIDEAVKVLDAVASTEDFEITYDEYLMGGCAYDATGDPLPNETITGALNSDAVLFGAIGGEKWDNLPREKRPESGLLRFRKELGVYANLRPAVVYDELVNASSLKSEIVKGVDLMVVRELIGGIYFGEPKGRDENKGWNTMVYTREEIVRIAHQAFKIAMNRDKRVCSVDKANVLDVSQLWRDVVTEVAKEYPEVELSHMYVDNAAMQLVRNPKQFDVMLTGNIFGDILSDEASMICGSIGLLPSASVGNKIGVYEPIHGSAPDIAGQGIANPIATIASASMMLRYALGENRAADKIDMGIKQALSEGYRTKDLAQFDAKEVCSTNEMGSIIANYAVKCKL from the coding sequence ATGAAAAAATATAAGATCGCATTGATCAAAGGTGACGGGATCGGTCCCGAGATCATAGATGAGGCAGTAAAAGTCTTAGATGCCGTAGCTTCAACGGAAGATTTTGAGATAACTTATGATGAATATTTAATGGGCGGATGCGCATATGATGCGACTGGTGACCCACTGCCAAATGAGACGATAACAGGGGCTCTTAACAGCGATGCGGTACTTTTTGGTGCTATCGGCGGAGAAAAATGGGATAACCTTCCACGTGAAAAACGTCCTGAAAGCGGACTTTTGAGATTTAGAAAAGAGCTTGGTGTATATGCAAACCTTCGTCCTGCCGTTGTGTACGATGAACTTGTCAATGCATCGTCATTAAAAAGCGAAATAGTCAAAGGCGTCGATCTTATGGTCGTAAGAGAGCTTATCGGCGGTATCTATTTCGGTGAACCAAAAGGCCGTGACGAGAACAAAGGCTGGAACACGATGGTATATACTCGTGAAGAGATCGTAAGAATCGCCCACCAAGCCTTTAAGATCGCTATGAATCGTGACAAACGTGTATGTTCTGTCGACAAGGCAAATGTACTTGACGTTTCTCAACTTTGGCGTGACGTTGTGACAGAAGTCGCAAAAGAGTATCCTGAAGTAGAACTTTCTCATATGTATGTCGATAATGCAGCGATGCAGCTTGTCCGTAATCCAAAACAGTTCGATGTAATGCTTACGGGAAATATTTTCGGTGATATTTTAAGCGATGAAGCAAGTATGATCTGTGGTTCTATCGGACTTCTTCCTTCAGCATCTGTCGGAAACAAAATAGGTGTCTACGAGCCTATTCACGGTTCAGCACCGGATATCGCAGGTCAGGGCATCGCTAATCCGATAGCGACGATCGCAAGCGCATCTATGATGCTGCGTTATGCTCTTGGTGAAAACAGAGCTGCAGATAAGATAGATATGGGGATTAAACAGGCACTTAGCGAAGGCTATCGTACAAAAGATTTAGCACAGTTTGATGCAAAAGAAGTTTGCTCTACAAACGAGATGGGCTCGATCATCGCTAACTATGCTGTAAAATGCAAACTTTAA
- a CDS encoding tetratricopeptide repeat protein — protein sequence MQTLTLANIYELQGLKDEALEIYKEILKKDPSNTDAKIAIRRLSGMRKKFLGVNKEMKDFFVKMDDKVEFYEFERWLLKSWN from the coding sequence ATGCAAACTTTAACACTAGCAAATATTTATGAGCTTCAAGGCTTAAAAGATGAAGCTCTTGAAATATACAAAGAGATTCTAAAAAAGGATCCGTCAAATACCGATGCAAAGATCGCTATACGCAGACTTTCCGGTATGAGAAAGAAATTTCTCGGTGTAAACAAAGAGATGAAAGATTTTTTTGTCAAGATGGATGATAAAGTAGAATTTTATGAGTTTGAAAGGTGGCTATTAAAATCATGGAATTAA
- the purU gene encoding formyltetrahydrofolate deformylase: MKQYRVLIDAHDEKGLVYKISSVFFKYNLNILSNNEFVDKVNNKFFMRSVVVGDVEEKDLYDALVEILPKKVNVEVITPGKKNIIIMATKESHALGDILMRYEANELDANILAVISNYDDLRGLVEKFGIEYHSVSHDGLDRAEHETQVLELLSQFEDIDYIVLAKYMRILTPRFVEEYNNKIINIHHSFLPAFIGANPYKQAYDRGVKIIGATAHFVNNNLDEGPIIAQDVRHIDHAFGWKDMQRLGKDVEKIVLSRALKLALEDRIFVYANKTVIF; this comes from the coding sequence ATGAAGCAATATAGAGTTTTAATAGATGCGCATGATGAAAAAGGTCTTGTTTATAAGATCTCATCGGTATTTTTCAAATATAACTTAAACATCCTCTCAAACAACGAGTTCGTTGATAAAGTAAACAATAAGTTTTTTATGCGTAGTGTCGTCGTCGGTGATGTCGAAGAGAAAGACTTGTACGATGCATTGGTAGAGATACTGCCAAAGAAAGTAAATGTCGAAGTCATCACACCTGGTAAAAAAAATATTATCATTATGGCAACAAAAGAGTCGCATGCACTAGGTGATATTCTTATGAGATATGAGGCAAACGAACTGGATGCGAACATATTGGCCGTGATATCAAACTATGACGACCTAAGAGGTCTGGTCGAAAAATTCGGTATCGAGTACCACTCTGTTTCTCACGACGGTCTAGACCGTGCAGAGCATGAGACTCAAGTTCTTGAGCTGTTATCTCAGTTTGAAGATATAGACTACATCGTTTTGGCAAAATATATGAGAATCCTAACGCCTAGATTTGTAGAAGAGTATAACAATAAGATCATAAATATCCATCACTCATTTTTACCTGCATTTATAGGTGCAAATCCATACAAACAGGCTTATGACAGAGGTGTTAAGATCATAGGGGCAACTGCTCACTTTGTAAACAACAACTTGGATGAAGGTCCGATCATCGCTCAGGATGTCAGACATATAGACCATGCCTTTGGTTGGAAAGATATGCAGCGTCTTGGAAAAGATGTCGAGAAGATCGTCCTCTCGCGCGCACTCAAGCTTGCACTTGAAGACCGCATATTCGTTTATGCAAATAAAACAGTCATTTTTTAA
- a CDS encoding tRNA (cytidine(34)-2'-O)-methyltransferase, whose translation MFNIVLVTPQIPNNTGTIGRLCVNTGSSLHLIKPLGFDITEKAVRRAGLDYWDKLDLHVWEDLDEFFSKADIADNVHFATTKTDKPYFNSEFKVGDYIFFGSETSGLPEDLLERFHDKNITIPMTKDGRSLNLAVSTGIILYEAIKQNFTDYRELM comes from the coding sequence TTGTTTAATATAGTCCTAGTAACTCCTCAAATACCGAACAATACAGGTACCATCGGAAGATTGTGTGTAAACACAGGCTCATCTTTGCATCTTATAAAACCGCTTGGATTTGATATAACTGAAAAAGCGGTACGCAGAGCAGGGCTTGATTATTGGGATAAGTTAGATCTGCATGTATGGGAAGACCTTGATGAGTTCTTTAGCAAAGCAGATATTGCCGATAATGTACATTTCGCGACTACCAAGACAGACAAACCATACTTTAATTCAGAATTTAAAGTGGGTGATTATATATTTTTCGGTAGTGAGACATCAGGACTGCCGGAAGATCTACTAGAGAGATTTCATGATAAAAATATCACTATTCCGATGACAAAAGACGGTAGAAGTCTAAACCTTGCAGTGAGTACGGGTATAATCCTATATGAAGCCATAAAGCAAAACTTTACAGATTACAGGGAGTTAATGTGA
- a CDS encoding S24 family peptidase, with protein MKSFMEIVEEIKDIISQEIPGKKVFDKDIADVLGITQMNFATMKKRDKIPFTELLDFCASKSISINWLLYGQAPESLVETTNRFYMVRYFSDISASAGGGSDTDNEEYESLELSENFIDILGGKNELKNVEAIKVSGDSMEPTFSYDDIVFINRQKNDLSRGGVFVIRTEHGLFIKRISKRIDGKIDIISDNKEYSKMTLYPQEIELIGRVVGKFGSVD; from the coding sequence ATGAAAAGCTTTATGGAGATAGTAGAAGAGATAAAAGATATCATCTCTCAAGAGATTCCAGGCAAAAAGGTATTTGACAAAGATATCGCAGATGTTCTGGGTATCACTCAGATGAATTTTGCTACTATGAAGAAAAGAGACAAGATCCCTTTTACAGAACTCTTGGATTTCTGTGCATCAAAATCGATATCTATCAACTGGCTGCTATACGGTCAGGCACCGGAGAGTCTCGTCGAGACGACAAACCGCTTTTATATGGTCAGATATTTTAGTGACATCAGTGCATCTGCAGGCGGTGGCAGCGATACTGATAACGAAGAGTATGAAAGTCTGGAACTCTCGGAGAACTTCATCGATATTTTAGGCGGTAAGAACGAACTGAAAAACGTCGAAGCGATCAAAGTGAGCGGCGATTCGATGGAACCGACGTTCTCATATGACGATATCGTGTTTATTAATCGCCAAAAAAATGACCTGTCACGCGGCGGTGTATTTGTTATCAGAACAGAGCACGGACTGTTCATAAAACGAATTAGTAAGAGAATAGACGGAAAAATAGATATAATTTCGGACAATAAAGAATACTCAAAGATGACTCTTTATCCTCAAGAGATAGAGCTTATAGGAAGAGTCGTCGGAAAATTCGGATCTGTTGATTAA
- a CDS encoding SH3 domain-containing protein, with protein sequence MRYILLFLTMLLFTACTSLRTLDYGDIQDLKELPQQTGAYAYVKDENVSISDIQNSYEDNYFRPWNMDSIKTDIEQVKWPFRSYTAKNSYGENLKPLSQEWFDKMYKRSNFDSYATVNKKAITLRFANLRSFPTDKPIFKDPNQAGEGFPFDYLQNSSVHANEPIFVSHYSDDGAWAYVFTSYASGWMHSYNIAYIPEQNMDIIKNSKKIYIITDGYPLKDENNQFVIYSQVGMIFPLIDEKDDSYEALAITKGKENTAIYTKVVIPKDIASVDVLKLNRENITHVGDEMLKTKYGWGGMYQERDCSSMIRDMYAPFGIWLPRNSYQQSRVGKVISLKDLSDDEKREVIKENGIPFETLLHRKGHILIYAGVYNDKIIVMHDMWGIKTKQGDKTGRIVVGKTVFTSLEVGKEQKFYDEKSSLLRRIDSMNIITIRP encoded by the coding sequence TTGCGATATATATTACTGTTTTTAACAATGCTGCTTTTTACTGCATGTACATCTTTGAGAACACTTGACTATGGAGATATACAAGATTTAAAAGAGCTGCCTCAGCAAACGGGTGCATATGCATATGTCAAAGATGAGAATGTAAGTATTTCGGATATCCAAAACAGTTATGAGGACAACTACTTCAGACCATGGAATATGGACTCGATAAAAACAGATATCGAACAGGTAAAATGGCCGTTTAGAAGTTATACGGCGAAAAATAGTTACGGCGAGAACTTAAAACCGCTTTCTCAAGAGTGGTTTGACAAGATGTATAAAAGATCGAACTTTGACAGCTATGCTACTGTCAATAAAAAGGCGATCACACTTCGTTTTGCCAATCTAAGAAGTTTCCCGACCGATAAACCTATCTTTAAAGACCCGAATCAAGCAGGTGAGGGTTTTCCGTTTGATTATCTTCAAAACAGCTCTGTCCACGCAAATGAGCCTATCTTTGTGTCTCACTATTCAGATGACGGTGCATGGGCATATGTTTTTACATCATATGCATCAGGCTGGATGCATAGTTATAACATAGCCTATATCCCTGAACAGAACATGGATATTATTAAAAACTCTAAGAAGATATATATCATTACAGACGGTTATCCGCTTAAAGATGAAAACAATCAGTTTGTCATATATAGTCAAGTCGGGATGATCTTTCCTTTGATAGATGAGAAAGATGACAGCTACGAAGCTTTGGCGATAACCAAAGGAAAAGAAAATACCGCGATATATACAAAAGTCGTCATCCCAAAAGATATTGCATCCGTTGACGTATTGAAGTTAAACAGAGAAAACATTACTCATGTCGGGGATGAGATGTTGAAAACAAAATACGGCTGGGGCGGGATGTATCAAGAACGTGACTGTTCTTCCATGATAAGAGATATGTATGCACCGTTTGGCATATGGCTTCCTAGAAACTCATACCAGCAATCAAGAGTAGGTAAAGTGATTTCACTCAAAGATCTCAGTGATGACGAGAAAAGAGAGGTTATAAAAGAGAACGGTATACCTTTTGAAACACTACTGCATAGAAAAGGGCATATACTGATCTATGCCGGTGTATATAATGATAAGATCATAGTGATGCATGATATGTGGGGTATAAAAACAAAGCAGGGCGATAAAACAGGTAGAATAGTTGTCGGTAAAACTGTATTTACATCACTGGAAGTAGGGAAAGAGCAAAAATTTTATGATGAGAAAAGCAGTTTACTACGTAGAATAGACAGTATGAATATTATAACTATCAGACCTTAA